In Priestia megaterium NBRC 15308 = ATCC 14581, the following proteins share a genomic window:
- a CDS encoding hydroxymethylglutaryl-CoA lyase, translating into MNTIQKIELPEKVIICEVAPRDGFQAEHEWIPTKEKISIIRQLAKTGIQSMEITSFVHPRAIPQLKDAEQVVESVQDLTNIKFRALVPNVKGAQRAIDAGVKKLKLMLSATDSHSLSNANCSVEEAQKGFYPIIELAEKHNVKVGGSISVAFGCPYEGKVAIERISSIVERYRMMGVEEISLADTTGMANPQQVYRMLGFLKQNYPGIIFSMHLHNTRGMAFSNVVAALQQGVIHFDSSIIGLGGCPYAPGATGNIATEDLVHGLSEMGIHTGIDLNKLIEAAKEVKQVIGHDGGSYMLQAGPCSELHAKPKVQEKLV; encoded by the coding sequence ATGAATACTATTCAAAAAATAGAATTACCGGAAAAAGTCATAATCTGTGAAGTAGCCCCAAGGGATGGGTTTCAAGCTGAACATGAGTGGATTCCTACAAAAGAAAAAATATCTATTATCCGTCAGCTAGCCAAGACAGGCATTCAATCAATGGAAATTACATCTTTTGTACATCCGAGAGCGATTCCTCAGTTAAAGGATGCCGAGCAGGTCGTAGAAAGTGTTCAAGATTTAACAAATATCAAATTTCGCGCGTTAGTGCCGAATGTAAAAGGTGCACAGAGAGCCATTGACGCCGGAGTGAAAAAGTTAAAGCTTATGCTTTCAGCTACAGATTCTCACAGCTTGTCTAACGCAAATTGTTCTGTAGAAGAAGCCCAAAAAGGTTTTTATCCTATTATCGAATTAGCGGAAAAGCATAACGTTAAAGTGGGAGGTTCAATTTCGGTAGCGTTTGGATGTCCTTATGAAGGAAAAGTTGCTATAGAACGCATTTCTTCTATTGTAGAACGATACAGAATGATGGGTGTCGAAGAAATTTCTTTAGCAGATACAACAGGGATGGCAAATCCTCAGCAAGTGTATCGTATGCTAGGGTTTCTTAAACAAAATTATCCCGGCATTATTTTCTCCATGCATTTGCACAATACGAGAGGAATGGCATTTTCTAATGTAGTGGCTGCTTTGCAGCAGGGTGTTATTCATTTTGATAGTTCTATTATCGGGTTAGGAGGGTGTCCTTACGCTCCAGGTGCCACTGGAAATATAGCTACAGAAGATCTGGTTCATGGATTAAGTGAAATGGGAATTCATACGGGCATTGATCTTAACAAGCTTATTGAAGCAGCAAAAGAGGTGAAGCAAGTAATTGGTCATGACGGTGGAAGCTATATGCTGCAAGCAGGTCCTTGTTCAGAACTTCATGCCAAGCCAAAGGTTCAAGAGAAATTAGTATAA
- a CDS encoding aldehyde dehydrogenase family protein, whose protein sequence is MIETIQKKSQPYINGGWIIEDREVALIKNPYSGEVIGEQLLANEEDVEKALASAYEAKKHVAALSSYQRSKILKKAALLLEQEKEKFARLISLELGKPLKNTLDEVARSIETLELSGEEAKRLIGETLPGDVSERGAQAIASTFRVPVGVVAAITPFNAPLNLVCHKIGPAFAAGNSVILKPSSQTTLIATELLKLLLRAGFPKDAVNMVLGRRQVAQQIVKDDRVNIISFTGGTVASKNICELAGMKKVLLELGGNAATIVHNDADLNRAAAMCAKTGFSNSGQSCISVQRIYVHQSVVSEFTNLLKEEVLKLKIGDPLLPDTDVGCVVDVHAAERVTSWIGEAVQSGAQVICGGKRRGATVEPTVLLNPSKESKVICEEVFGPIISIVPYDTIEEAIEETNDSAFGLQAGIFTNKMDLAYKVAHSLEMGGVVINGTSNFRLDHWPYGGVKNSGIGREGPRYAIEEMTETKMIVLRLPTEN, encoded by the coding sequence ATGATAGAAACTATTCAAAAGAAATCACAGCCTTATATTAACGGTGGATGGATTATTGAAGATCGAGAAGTTGCTTTAATAAAAAACCCCTATTCTGGAGAAGTCATAGGTGAGCAGCTATTAGCGAATGAAGAAGATGTTGAAAAAGCATTAGCATCAGCCTATGAAGCAAAAAAACATGTCGCCGCCCTTTCTTCTTACCAGCGTTCTAAAATTTTAAAGAAAGCGGCTCTATTACTAGAACAAGAGAAAGAAAAATTTGCTCGACTTATTTCTTTAGAACTAGGAAAGCCTTTGAAAAATACGCTGGACGAAGTGGCCCGTTCAATCGAAACATTGGAACTGTCAGGGGAAGAAGCAAAAAGATTGATTGGTGAAACATTGCCTGGCGATGTTTCAGAACGTGGTGCACAAGCTATTGCATCTACTTTTCGAGTGCCCGTTGGTGTTGTAGCGGCTATCACACCGTTTAACGCTCCTTTAAATCTTGTATGCCATAAAATTGGGCCGGCTTTTGCTGCTGGGAATAGCGTGATTTTAAAGCCTTCTTCGCAAACAACTTTAATTGCAACAGAGCTCTTAAAGCTGCTGCTGCGGGCAGGATTTCCTAAGGATGCTGTAAATATGGTGCTTGGTCGAAGACAGGTTGCACAGCAAATTGTAAAAGATGATCGCGTGAACATTATTTCATTTACAGGTGGAACGGTAGCTAGTAAAAATATTTGTGAGCTAGCTGGAATGAAAAAAGTATTGCTAGAGCTAGGAGGAAATGCTGCAACGATCGTCCATAACGACGCAGATTTAAACCGTGCTGCGGCTATGTGTGCTAAAACCGGATTTAGCAATTCCGGTCAGAGCTGTATCTCTGTTCAGAGAATTTATGTACATCAATCTGTGGTCTCTGAGTTTACCAATCTTTTAAAAGAAGAGGTGCTGAAACTTAAAATCGGAGATCCCTTATTGCCTGATACGGATGTAGGGTGTGTAGTAGATGTCCATGCAGCTGAGCGAGTGACGAGCTGGATTGGCGAGGCCGTACAGTCGGGGGCACAAGTGATATGCGGAGGAAAGCGCCGCGGAGCTACGGTGGAACCTACCGTTCTACTAAACCCTTCTAAAGAAAGTAAAGTTATTTGTGAAGAAGTATTTGGCCCTATTATTAGTATTGTGCCGTACGATACGATTGAAGAAGCTATTGAAGAGACAAATGATTCTGCTTTTGGTCTTCAAGCAGGGATTTTTACGAACAAAATGGATTTGGCTTATAAAGTAGCTCATTCTCTTGAAATGGGCGGTGTAGTTATTAATGGAACATCTAACTTTAGATTAGATCATTGGCCATATGGCGGAGTGAAAAACAGCGGTATTGGCAGAGAAGGTCCACGTTACGCCATTGAAGAAATGACTGAAACGAAGATGATTGTATTAAGACTGCCTACAGAGAATTAA